A genomic segment from Polyangium mundeleinium encodes:
- a CDS encoding MXAN_6577-like cysteine-rich protein, whose translation MSNKAQAPRGGWRWALTAAFMSLAVASWTGCSDGGSNTTGGGDGGAGATGGMGGMGGMVSGTGGTGMGGGDPCPAGQTDCDGTCTLTDIDPNNCGACGTACAAGEVCAAGMCGLTCAGGTTNCDGKCVDTTIDPANCGTCGTACAAGEVCSGSQCGTQCVGGTTKCGDECVDTTLDPANCGMCGTACAAGEVCANGQCGLACVGGTTNCNGKCVDITIDALNCGMCGTACPAGQACSNGQCATQCVGGTTNCMGKCVDTTIDPTNCGMCGTACAAGQVCANGQCGLACVGGTTNCNGKCVDTTVDPLNCGMCGTSCPNGQVCSNGMCQLACVGGTANCNGKCIDLSLDPLNCGACGAACPFGEVCTAGKCQLNCVGQTTKCGSLCVDIKTDTANCGMCGKACAAGQVCSNGACQLTCVGGTTKCGNTCVDTATDGANCGVCGKVCAAGEVCAAGQCNLNCVGGTTKCANTCVNTKNDPGNCGACGNVCAAGNVCTNGQCAAQCGPGTTKCGNVCVDTKLDPSNCGTCGNACAAGQVCSNGTCGTTCAAGTTKCGNECVDTQTDEANCGMCGTACLASVACYAGVCQPPGGCDTLGSCGTCNQCAFDGVCSDELSTCANSQDCVTLFNCLNPASGVCDANCENMCLQQTTQAAVDEYNNILECLFCQECGTSCGVDPVAAGCPASCDNNPNGCNGCYACAAGMGGNCEDDLQICLDNPECIALDNCLVACPPGDQQCQIACEQAHVFGIADYNAIVLCGFYQECPNDCLSP comes from the coding sequence ATGAGCAACAAGGCGCAGGCCCCCCGAGGGGGGTGGCGATGGGCGCTGACGGCGGCTTTCATGAGCCTCGCCGTGGCCTCTTGGACGGGGTGTAGCGACGGCGGGTCGAACACGACCGGCGGCGGCGACGGCGGCGCCGGCGCGACCGGCGGCATGGGCGGCATGGGCGGCATGGTCAGCGGCACCGGCGGCACCGGCATGGGCGGCGGCGACCCGTGTCCGGCCGGACAAACCGACTGCGACGGCACGTGCACGCTCACCGATATCGATCCGAACAACTGCGGCGCGTGCGGCACGGCCTGCGCGGCCGGCGAGGTTTGCGCGGCGGGGATGTGCGGCCTGACGTGCGCCGGCGGCACGACGAACTGCGATGGCAAGTGCGTCGACACGACCATCGACCCGGCGAACTGCGGCACGTGCGGCACGGCCTGCGCGGCCGGTGAGGTCTGCTCGGGCAGCCAGTGCGGCACGCAATGCGTCGGCGGCACGACGAAGTGCGGCGACGAGTGCGTCGACACGACCCTCGACCCGGCGAACTGCGGCATGTGCGGCACGGCCTGCGCGGCCGGCGAGGTCTGCGCGAACGGCCAATGCGGCCTCGCCTGCGTCGGCGGCACGACGAACTGCAATGGCAAGTGTGTCGACATCACGATCGACGCGCTGAACTGCGGCATGTGCGGCACGGCGTGCCCCGCTGGTCAGGCTTGCTCGAATGGGCAGTGCGCCACGCAATGCGTCGGTGGCACGACGAACTGCATGGGCAAGTGCGTCGACACGACCATCGACCCGACGAACTGCGGCATGTGCGGCACGGCCTGCGCGGCCGGCCAGGTCTGCGCGAACGGCCAATGCGGTCTCGCCTGCGTCGGCGGCACGACGAATTGCAATGGAAAGTGCGTCGACACGACGGTCGACCCGCTGAACTGCGGCATGTGCGGCACGTCGTGCCCGAACGGCCAGGTCTGCTCGAACGGGATGTGCCAGCTCGCCTGCGTCGGCGGCACGGCGAACTGCAATGGCAAGTGCATCGACTTGTCGCTCGACCCGCTGAACTGCGGCGCCTGCGGCGCGGCGTGTCCCTTCGGCGAGGTCTGCACGGCCGGCAAGTGCCAGCTCAACTGCGTCGGTCAAACGACGAAGTGCGGCTCGCTCTGCGTCGACATCAAGACGGACACGGCAAACTGCGGCATGTGCGGCAAGGCGTGCGCCGCCGGTCAGGTCTGCTCGAACGGCGCCTGCCAGCTCACGTGCGTCGGCGGCACGACGAAGTGCGGGAACACCTGCGTCGACACCGCCACCGACGGCGCGAACTGCGGCGTGTGCGGCAAGGTCTGCGCGGCCGGCGAGGTCTGCGCGGCCGGTCAATGCAACCTGAACTGCGTCGGCGGCACGACGAAGTGCGCGAATACCTGCGTCAACACGAAGAACGACCCGGGCAACTGCGGCGCCTGCGGCAACGTCTGCGCCGCCGGTAACGTCTGCACGAACGGCCAGTGCGCCGCGCAATGCGGCCCCGGCACCACGAAGTGCGGCAACGTCTGCGTCGACACGAAGCTCGATCCGAGCAACTGCGGCACGTGCGGCAATGCCTGCGCCGCCGGCCAGGTCTGCTCGAACGGCACCTGCGGCACGACGTGCGCGGCTGGGACGACGAAGTGCGGCAACGAATGCGTCGATACGCAGACGGACGAGGCGAACTGCGGCATGTGCGGCACGGCCTGCCTGGCCAGCGTCGCCTGTTATGCCGGCGTCTGCCAGCCGCCCGGTGGCTGCGACACGCTCGGGAGTTGCGGCACCTGCAATCAATGCGCGTTCGACGGCGTCTGCTCGGACGAGCTCTCGACCTGCGCGAACAGCCAGGATTGCGTCACGCTCTTCAACTGCCTGAACCCCGCGAGCGGCGTCTGCGACGCAAACTGCGAGAACATGTGCCTGCAGCAAACGACGCAGGCCGCCGTCGACGAGTACAACAACATCCTCGAGTGCCTCTTCTGCCAGGAGTGCGGAACGAGCTGCGGCGTGGACCCGGTGGCGGCTGGCTGCCCGGCGAGCTGCGACAACAACCCCAATGGCTGCAACGGCTGCTACGCCTGCGCCGCTGGGATGGGCGGCAACTGCGAGGACGACCTGCAGATCTGCCTCGACAACCCCGAATGCATCGCGCTCGATAACTGCTTGGTGGCGTGCCCGCCCGGCGATCAGCAGTGCCAGATCGCCTGCGAGCAGGCGCACGTGTTCGGCATCGCCGACTACAACGCCATCGTTCTCTGCGGCTTCTACCAAGAATGCCCGAACGACTGCCTCAGCCCGTGA
- a CDS encoding GMC family oxidoreductase yields the protein MVAHLDPLHSVPTEPDPPSRVQGNKALTHARADRDRWLSARELDILTAVAEAALPPGRFLEGAGRETAEATHRYLSDIPREGIRVFQAALWAVELSTLPTKRRPFSELSREARLTAIEGFEQSRVLPIREVLRVLLTPLKAMHFDRPDMFRHVGCRYELETVRDEKPRWLARVTDGREIEEDLDLECEVVVVGTGAGGAAAAYELASRGRAVLMLEEGHYHRRSSFNGRPSRAYRDLYRDKGMTVALGNVNIPVWAGRAVGGSTVINSGTCYRAPARTFAYWRDHHGLPRDFSPEGLSPYYERVEAMLGVAPANPLHLGKIAGIIARGAEHLGLRHHALTRNAPDCDGQGICCFGCPTGAKRSTDVSYVPAALARGAELVTAARVDFVDIVAGRARGVTATLDAERTKGRPPRLRVRADAVIVAGGTLMTPLLLRRSGACLSSGMLGKNLSIHPASKVMALFDDRVDPWNGIPQGYSIDHFAEEGLLFEGSSLPFDVTALGVPWSGPRYIELMEKYPYLASFGFMVQDHSRGEVRTGPGGRPLLLYRMNERDTRLLQRGVEILCEVFQAAGARRVLPFVAGHDEVNTKDALARLRLSRIHAGDIEVTAYHPLGTCRIGTHPARSCLGPDHEAHDVAGLYVCDGSAIPSSLGVNPQMTIMAMALRAAEILHQRLG from the coding sequence ATGGTTGCGCACCTGGACCCTCTGCACTCCGTCCCCACCGAACCTGATCCCCCCTCGCGTGTGCAGGGGAACAAGGCGCTGACACACGCGCGGGCCGACCGAGACCGGTGGCTCTCCGCGCGCGAGCTCGACATCCTGACGGCGGTCGCCGAGGCCGCCCTGCCGCCGGGGCGTTTCCTCGAAGGGGCGGGCCGAGAGACCGCCGAGGCCACGCACCGCTACCTGTCCGACATCCCGCGGGAGGGGATCCGCGTCTTTCAGGCCGCCCTCTGGGCCGTCGAGCTCTCCACGCTGCCGACGAAACGCCGCCCATTCTCCGAGCTTTCGCGCGAGGCGCGCCTCACGGCCATCGAGGGCTTCGAGCAATCGCGCGTGCTGCCGATCCGCGAGGTCCTGCGGGTCCTGCTCACGCCGCTCAAGGCCATGCATTTCGACCGGCCCGACATGTTCCGCCATGTCGGTTGTCGCTACGAACTCGAAACGGTGCGCGACGAAAAACCCCGCTGGCTCGCCCGCGTGACCGATGGACGCGAAATCGAGGAAGATCTCGACCTCGAATGCGAGGTTGTCGTGGTCGGCACAGGCGCGGGCGGCGCGGCCGCAGCCTACGAACTCGCCTCGCGCGGGCGGGCCGTGCTCATGCTGGAGGAGGGCCATTACCACCGGCGATCGAGCTTCAACGGCAGGCCCTCCCGCGCGTATCGCGACCTGTACCGCGACAAGGGAATGACCGTCGCCCTCGGCAACGTGAACATCCCCGTCTGGGCCGGCCGCGCCGTCGGCGGCAGCACGGTCATCAACTCGGGCACCTGCTACCGCGCCCCGGCCCGCACCTTCGCGTACTGGCGTGATCACCACGGCCTGCCCCGCGACTTCTCGCCCGAAGGCCTCAGCCCCTATTACGAGCGCGTAGAGGCCATGCTCGGCGTCGCGCCCGCGAACCCGCTCCACCTCGGCAAGATCGCCGGCATCATCGCGCGTGGCGCCGAGCACCTCGGCCTCCGCCACCATGCGCTCACCCGCAACGCCCCCGATTGCGACGGCCAGGGCATCTGCTGCTTTGGCTGCCCCACGGGCGCGAAACGATCCACCGACGTGAGTTACGTGCCCGCCGCGCTCGCCCGCGGCGCCGAGCTCGTGACGGCCGCGCGCGTCGATTTCGTGGACATCGTGGCCGGCCGCGCCCGCGGCGTCACCGCGACACTCGACGCCGAACGGACGAAGGGCCGGCCCCCGCGCCTCCGCGTCCGCGCGGATGCCGTGATCGTCGCCGGCGGCACGCTCATGACACCGCTGCTCCTGCGCCGCAGCGGCGCCTGCCTCTCCTCGGGGATGCTCGGGAAAAACCTCTCGATCCACCCCGCCTCGAAAGTGATGGCGCTCTTCGACGACCGCGTCGATCCATGGAACGGGATCCCACAAGGGTATTCGATCGACCATTTCGCCGAGGAAGGCCTGCTCTTCGAAGGCAGCTCGCTCCCCTTCGACGTCACCGCGCTCGGCGTGCCCTGGTCCGGCCCGAGGTACATCGAGCTGATGGAAAAATACCCTTACCTCGCGTCGTTCGGCTTCATGGTCCAGGACCATAGCCGCGGCGAGGTCCGCACGGGCCCCGGCGGCCGTCCGCTCCTGCTCTACCGCATGAACGAGCGGGATACACGGCTCCTCCAGCGCGGCGTCGAGATCCTCTGCGAGGTCTTTCAAGCGGCCGGCGCGCGCCGCGTTTTGCCGTTCGTCGCCGGCCACGACGAGGTGAACACGAAGGACGCGCTCGCCCGCCTCCGATTGAGCCGCATCCACGCCGGAGACATCGAGGTCACGGCGTACCACCCGCTCGGCACGTGCCGCATCGGAACCCATCCCGCCCGCTCCTGCCTCGGCCCCGACCACGAAGCCCACGACGTCGCGGGCCTCTACGTATGCGACGGCAGCGCCATCCCGTCCTCGCTCGGGGTGAACCCTCAGATGACCATCATGGCCATGGCCCTGCGCGCCGCCGAAATCCTCCATCAGCGGCTCGGCTAG
- a CDS encoding arginine N-succinyltransferase, translating to MLPYEIRAATLGDEEQMLRVARHLNSVNLPHDRDEIHEIVSLSHKSFTGEIKDPRLRQYVFVLVDRAKEHIVGTSMIIAQLGRRGAPYIYFDVLDEERYSATIDRHFHHTLLRIGYSYDGPTEIGGLVIMPEYRRASDRLGTFISYVRFLYLAAHRDLFQQEVLAELMPPLEPDGTSHLWEALGRRFTGLSYGEADRLSKKNKEFIKGLFPEGAIHATLMPEDAQKVIGKTGLQTRGVEKLLRRIGFRYAHRVDPFDGGPHYTARMDEISLIADTKRTRADRPFSPTPGDRKGILAVEMPEPPFFRAVLGNLREGPRGVAVDDEAWESLSLHHSSPLIVLPIE from the coding sequence ATGCTGCCCTACGAGATTCGCGCCGCCACCCTCGGTGATGAGGAGCAAATGCTCCGCGTCGCGCGACACCTCAACTCGGTCAACCTGCCGCACGATCGGGACGAGATTCACGAGATCGTGAGCCTCTCCCACAAGAGCTTCACCGGCGAGATCAAGGACCCGCGCCTCCGGCAGTACGTCTTCGTGCTCGTCGACCGCGCGAAGGAGCACATCGTCGGCACCTCGATGATCATCGCGCAGCTCGGCCGACGGGGCGCGCCGTACATCTACTTCGACGTGCTCGACGAGGAGCGCTACTCGGCCACGATCGACCGGCACTTCCACCACACGCTCCTGCGCATCGGCTACTCGTACGACGGCCCCACCGAGATCGGCGGCCTCGTGATCATGCCCGAGTACCGCCGCGCCAGCGACCGGCTCGGCACGTTCATCTCGTACGTCCGGTTCCTCTACCTCGCCGCCCACCGCGACCTCTTCCAGCAGGAGGTCCTCGCCGAGCTCATGCCCCCGCTCGAACCCGACGGCACGAGCCATCTGTGGGAGGCCCTCGGCCGCCGCTTCACCGGCCTCTCGTACGGCGAGGCCGATCGGCTCTCGAAGAAGAACAAAGAGTTCATCAAGGGCCTGTTCCCCGAGGGCGCGATCCACGCGACCCTGATGCCCGAGGACGCGCAGAAGGTCATCGGCAAGACCGGCCTGCAGACCCGCGGCGTCGAAAAACTCCTGCGCCGCATCGGCTTCCGCTACGCCCACCGCGTCGACCCCTTCGACGGCGGCCCGCACTACACGGCGCGGATGGACGAAATCAGCCTGATCGCCGACACGAAGCGCACCCGCGCCGATCGCCCCTTCTCCCCGACCCCCGGCGACCGCAAAGGCATCCTCGCCGTCGAGATGCCCGAGCCTCCCTTCTTCCGCGCCGTCCTCGGCAACCTGCGCGAAGGCCCCCGCGGCGTCGCTGTCGACGACGAAGCCTGGGAGTCGCTCAGCCTGCACCACTCGAGCCCGCTCATCGTGCTCCCGATCGAGTGA
- a CDS encoding formylglycine-generating enzyme family protein, which translates to MDRRAQLMPLLAVVALGCSDEASPAPAPTATNVAAAAPASAPASAAAPASAAASAAASAAAPAPEPPPEGMIALPPAVYLMGSRATEGLPEERPMHEVVLAGFYLDRTEVTVAAYRACVAAGACTPSHTGEPFCPRDAEGTADHPISCIDFHQAEAYCAFAKKRLPTEREWEYAARAGNEHRKFSWGDDPPDEKHACYDHPGTCPVRSFPAGAFGLYDISGNVWEWTSTVYGPYPDEATTGTHRVYRGGSWSRRFPKWLRTALRNRYEPHKWSASLGVRCAKSQTPLTCPPETEARGDACVRVKGDPLCEPGFAWNGRACSLGGVALPVLAEGAPTPAVSAATASAATATAEPSAAEPTPVRRSRTPRFDDDCKAHYTGRPAAYRYEGGTFYSRNPVIAGDGCTKRDMGENWTSACCSG; encoded by the coding sequence CGCACCCGCGCCCACCGCGACGAACGTTGCCGCAGCCGCGCCCGCGTCCGCTCCCGCTTCCGCCGCCGCTCCCGCTTCCGCAGCCGCTTCCGCAGCCGCTTCCGCAGCCGCTCCCGCACCCGAGCCTCCGCCCGAGGGCATGATCGCCCTCCCGCCGGCCGTCTACCTCATGGGCTCACGCGCGACCGAGGGGTTGCCCGAGGAGCGGCCGATGCACGAGGTCGTCCTCGCCGGCTTCTACCTCGATCGCACCGAGGTCACCGTCGCCGCCTACCGCGCCTGTGTCGCCGCCGGCGCTTGCACCCCTTCGCACACCGGCGAGCCCTTTTGCCCCCGAGACGCCGAGGGCACCGCCGATCACCCCATCAGCTGCATCGACTTCCACCAGGCCGAGGCCTACTGCGCCTTCGCCAAGAAGCGCCTGCCCACCGAGCGCGAGTGGGAGTACGCCGCCCGCGCCGGCAACGAGCACCGCAAGTTCTCCTGGGGCGACGACCCGCCCGACGAAAAACACGCCTGCTACGACCACCCCGGCACCTGCCCCGTCCGCTCCTTCCCTGCCGGTGCCTTCGGCCTGTACGACATATCGGGCAATGTGTGGGAGTGGACGTCCACCGTCTACGGCCCCTACCCGGACGAGGCCACCACCGGCACGCACCGCGTCTACCGCGGCGGGAGCTGGAGCCGCCGGTTCCCCAAATGGCTCCGCACGGCCCTGCGCAATCGTTACGAGCCGCACAAGTGGAGCGCTTCGCTCGGCGTGCGTTGCGCGAAGTCGCAAACCCCCCTCACCTGCCCTCCCGAGACCGAGGCCCGCGGCGATGCCTGCGTCCGCGTGAAGGGCGATCCCCTTTGCGAGCCCGGTTTCGCGTGGAATGGACGTGCCTGCTCCCTCGGCGGCGTCGCCCTGCCCGTTCTCGCCGAGGGCGCCCCGACCCCAGCCGTCTCCGCCGCCACCGCCTCCGCCGCCACCGCCACCGCCGAGCCCTCCGCCGCCGAGCCCACCCCCGTGCGCCGCAGCCGAACGCCGCGATTCGACGACGATTGCAAGGCGCACTACACTGGACGCCCTGCCGCCTACCGGTACGAGGGAGGCACGTTTTACAGCCGGAACCCGGTCATCGCGGGCGACGGCTGCACGAAACGGGATATGGGAGAGAACTGGACGAGCGCCTGCTGTTCGGGCTAA